TATTGGTTCAGGAGTACAATTTCCCTTGGGAGGAGGTTTGTTAGGAGTTTCACTAGCATTCGGTTTAACCATAATTACGATCGCCTACTCTATTGGTCAGATTTCAGGATGTCATCTTAATCCCGCTGTTTCTTTTGGTTTGTGGGCTGCAAACAAATTTCCAGGTAAAGATTTGCTACCCTATATAATTGCCCAAGTGTTAGGAGCGATTATAGCTGGCGGGTTAGTCTACTTAATTGCCATCGGCAATCCTGAATATAGTTTGTCGGGTTCTAATCCTTTAGGTACGAATGGTTACGGCACGCATTCTCCAGGAGATTACCCTTTATTTACGTGTTTGATTTCCGAGATTATTTTCACCTTTATGTTTCTGATGATTATTTTGGGCGCAACTAATTCTAGAGAAACATCTAACTTAGCCCCAGTAGCAATTGGTTTGGCACTAGTCTTGATTCATTTAGTCACGATTCCTATCACCAATACTTCCGTAAATCCCGCTCGCAGTACGGGAGTTGCTTTATGGGCTGGAAGCGAATTAATATCTCAACTATGGCTATTTTGGGTCGCACCAATTGTAGGAGGATTGCTTGCAGGATGGACTTATCGGGGTTTGTTTGCCAATGAACAAACAACTAGCGGTTATAAAAGAGAAGTACTTGAGGATACTAGAGTCTGATCGTGTTGGTATATAAGATTTTTGGCCTGATTGGTTTTGATTTAATCGTAAAATGTACCAGTAGATTGCTACAGTCATCGCCAATCATTTAGTTGCTGCTTGATTTTTTATGTATTTCCGAGAAGAATGGCTGCTCTTATTTCAGTTTTAGTTGCTGTAACTTTATCTCTAGTAAAGCAATTAAGAATAAGGTAGGAAACTTAGCCTTGCCCCATGCCATCCCAAATGAGGCTTCAAAGTTTGTCGAAGTGGGTTAATCTGATTCATAGGGTTCGATTTGAGTGTAGTTACTTTTTATCAAGCCCTCTTCCTAACTACTCTTGTAAGTTCTTACTCTCTTTTTTATCCTGTACAGAGGTTAGCAGCTATATAAGTTACTACTTACTACCTACTATCCAAATTTAAAGTCCCGTTTCCCGCATTGCTTCCAAATAGTCGATCGCCGCTTTCAATTTATCCTCATAGGAATAGGAAAACTCTTCAAACCATTTCCCTTCTTCTGAACGCGGATTAAGCTTTACAAGCCACTCTTTGGCTGCTTCTCGCAGTGCTTCTTTACGCTTGCGCGATCGCAATTCTTCTTTCTTTTGTAGCTCTAACAGGTCTTGCTCATGGCGTTTTTGCTCGGCGAGCTTTGCTTCTTCCTGACGTTTAATCTCGGCGATCTTCGCTTCTTGTTGACGCTTAATCTCGGCAAATTTTTCTTCACGCTTGTGTGCTTGTCGGCGATAGTCTGTATCTATTAAGGCGTTCAGGCGATCGCGTGACATTAATTCCAACTGAACGCGGGACTTAGCTGAATTAGTCTTAGTGCTAGATTGATTTGGTTGGGTAGAAGTTGCTGGTTTTTCTGGCATACTATTTGGTCTTCCTCTTCCTGATTCTAGTTCTGCCCTCAACTCTGCTAACATCTTATCCATTGAGGCGTTTGATTTCGAGCTTTGGGGTGGCTGTTTTGCTTGGCGAGATTGTGACTGCTCAACATTAGATCTTCTAGATTGTTGTTTAGGCTCAAACTCCTCTTCCAACTGAGCCAGTAAATCATCCATATTTTTATCCGACATCAATACCATCCCCTTACTCAATGCTCATCTTAATTTTAAATTATGCAGCAGCTAGAGTGTCAGCCAAAGGTTTCCAGTTAACATAGCGATCGCCACCCATTTCTAAAACAACCTTAATTTTTGGCTCTTCTTTAGTCAAATTAACTAAATACTGAATTTCTTGACGGGACAATATATGTCCTTCCATAATCCACAGTGCTAATCCTTTAGCGTTAGCAGGTAAAGAACTCAACTCATAAGTAGCAATTGGCGGTATGTAGTAAATATCACCAACCGCAGCATCTTGACCAATAGTTTTCTTACCCAGGTGAGGAGGACGAACTCCATGTACTCTAGTTAAATAAGCGTCTAAGTCCCCTAAACCTCTGGCGGTAATGTTAATAGTCTGATAGCCATACGCTCGCAAACGTCTTTGATAGCGTCCTTCATATCCCCCTTCTAGAGGCATATACAAGCCCAACGCACCATTTTTTTCTAAAGCGCGAATGAATTTTTTTCCAGTGGTAATTAGTGGCATAGCCTCTATATGTTTGTCTTTATGTTGGTTTGTCTAAAATTATATTTCATCAGCTATATTTAAAACTAGGTTAGTTTGGTTAAAAGTTTTGTATTCTAAGATTTTGTCCTCATCACAGTTAGTACTGCTATCTATAGTCATTTCAATTAATCTCATAGTTAACTGTTCATGAGGTCAGAGGTCAGAGGTCAGAGGTCAGAAGAGTTTAAGGCTTTTATCTAAGTCATCTTATCTAATACGTTTCTATTTAAAATGACTATAAGATTGGGTTCAAAAGATAAATTTCAACTGTAAACTCCATAATTGAGATTCGCTGCGTAAAATTTCAATCTGTTTAATAAATTCACGAAAATAAAAACGTCTTTCGGCTTCTGATAAATCTAACCAAAACTGAGGCAAAGAAACAGCTTGGGCGATCGCCTGAAGATTGCCTGGAGGTAACTGGGCTATTTTGCTTTCTAGTTGAGCTATTTCGGCGCGTAATTTATAGTTGCGCAGTTCGACGGTTTCTTGATCTAAAACTTCTTGTTGTAATAAATTGGGTAATTGGGCAATTACTGATTGCTTCTGTTTAATTTGCTGTCTTAAAATATCTTCAATAACTCTAGTATCTGGTAGGTTTAATTGCTCTACAGCTAGAGGAAGTTCAACACAAATTTTATTGATAGTTTGATTTAAAACTTGAGCATAAGCGATCGCTTTACACTTTGGTTTTTGAGGACATTTATGACAGCGTAGATAGAGATATTCAGCTTTTTTTTGATGCTGGGTAACACGAGCAATATTCATCGTTAGCTGACACTGTTGGCAAATAACTAATCCTGCTAATGAACGAGGCGCGCTAGCTGTACGGGGAGATAAGCTACTATTGCGTCGCAACAAACGATCTATTTGTGCTGCCTCTTCACGGCTGATGATTGAGGCATGAGTATTGGAAATCAGTTCTGCTTTTTTATACTTCAAATCCCCTCGATATACGGGGTTTGTCAGCCAGTTACGACCAGTAGAAGGAGAGATTTTTTTGCCATAACGCTTTTCTAAATATTTAACCGCACCGCGCAATGAACCAAATAATAAAAATCGCTCGAAAAAATCTTTAACCACTGGCGCGGTGCTTTTATCAATAATATATTTATCCTGTCCGCGACGATATCCGTAGGGAGCTTTTCCTGGAGGAGGCAGAATTTTTAAGCGATTACGAGCATGACCTTGTTTTAGCCGCATACGCTGCTTATTTACCTGTATTTGATGCAGGATTTTGGCTATGTTAGATTTCAGGTCATAGCTGCCGTTTTGCGACCACATCCGAGAACTGTAATCTTGTTCTGTAGCAATAACCTGGATGCCAATTGATTCTAATTGCTTTAGGCGATCGCTAATAATATTGATATTGTCTCCCAATTCTTCTAAGCGACGAAGTAATAAGATGTCTGGATGTTCGTCATTACAGTCTGCAAGTAGTTGATTTAACTGCTGGTAGTTGCCTATATCTTGGTAAACTCGATCTATTTCTAATCCCCATATTTCTTTATTCGGTGCAGGTTCTAAAAGAGGATCGCTATAAATATAGGCAATGATTTTCATCACTTTAATATTAGTCTTGGTTACCCAAATTCTCGAATATTTAGTTGAAATTTAAGAGCGCGATCGCGCCATCTAACTTTAGCTGGATCGCGATCGCGAGGTAGCCGATCTATAATATGTAAGATTTAGG
This DNA window, taken from Pleurocapsa sp. FMAR1, encodes the following:
- the aqpZ gene encoding aquaporin Z codes for the protein MKKYIVELIGTFWLVLGGCGSAVVAAAFTSDANTIGSGVQFPLGGGLLGVSLAFGLTIITIAYSIGQISGCHLNPAVSFGLWAANKFPGKDLLPYIIAQVLGAIIAGGLVYLIAIGNPEYSLSGSNPLGTNGYGTHSPGDYPLFTCLISEIIFTFMFLMIILGATNSRETSNLAPVAIGLALVLIHLVTIPITNTSVNPARSTGVALWAGSELISQLWLFWVAPIVGGLLAGWTYRGLFANEQTTSGYKREVLEDTRV
- a CDS encoding salt stress protein, Slr1339 family, whose product is MSDKNMDDLLAQLEEEFEPKQQSRRSNVEQSQSRQAKQPPQSSKSNASMDKMLAELRAELESGRGRPNSMPEKPATSTQPNQSSTKTNSAKSRVQLELMSRDRLNALIDTDYRRQAHKREEKFAEIKRQQEAKIAEIKRQEEAKLAEQKRHEQDLLELQKKEELRSRKRKEALREAAKEWLVKLNPRSEEGKWFEEFSYSYEDKLKAAIDYLEAMRETGL
- a CDS encoding NAD(P)H-quinone oxidoreductase subunit N → MPLITTGKKFIRALEKNGALGLYMPLEGGYEGRYQRRLRAYGYQTINITARGLGDLDAYLTRVHGVRPPHLGKKTIGQDAAVGDIYYIPPIATYELSSLPANAKGLALWIMEGHILSRQEIQYLVNLTKEEPKIKVVLEMGGDRYVNWKPLADTLAAA
- a CDS encoding recombinase family protein; this translates as MKIIAYIYSDPLLEPAPNKEIWGLEIDRVYQDIGNYQQLNQLLADCNDEHPDILLLRRLEELGDNINIISDRLKQLESIGIQVIATEQDYSSRMWSQNGSYDLKSNIAKILHQIQVNKQRMRLKQGHARNRLKILPPPGKAPYGYRRGQDKYIIDKSTAPVVKDFFERFLLFGSLRGAVKYLEKRYGKKISPSTGRNWLTNPVYRGDLKYKKAELISNTHASIISREEAAQIDRLLRRNSSLSPRTASAPRSLAGLVICQQCQLTMNIARVTQHQKKAEYLYLRCHKCPQKPKCKAIAYAQVLNQTINKICVELPLAVEQLNLPDTRVIEDILRQQIKQKQSVIAQLPNLLQQEVLDQETVELRNYKLRAEIAQLESKIAQLPPGNLQAIAQAVSLPQFWLDLSEAERRFYFREFIKQIEILRSESQLWSLQLKFIF